The sequence TGTAGTTAATCCTCCATGTTTTTTAATCTCGGGAATCCTTTCCCTTTGTTTCGATTTGAGTAAAATTGGGTTACGTTTAAAAATATTTAATCAGCCATTCTCGGTGAAACCCTAAGTTTCTGTTAAGAGAAAAATCGGATGCCCGGGAGATTACTTTAGAAATTATCTTTGAGTTGCTTTTTTTTTATGCTGTTGCAATACTGAACTCGCATCGAAACATACCATAATATTTTAGTCTGAAAAGGGCAGTTCCAATGCATGAGAACTCAAGTGCTGTTTATCAATTAAATATGGCTTTGTTGAAAAAACGATTTCGTGATGTTTGGGATAAGGTACAGGCACTTCCCAAAGAAAAAACAAGATGGGTAAAACTGATACAGGCCAATGGGAAACCCAATATCCAGGTAACGGATTCGGATGGGAACGTGACGCTTATCCATAATCGTCAGAATCCGGGGCAGGAGGGACATAATTTTTTGTCCACCGTTGATTCCGAATCTAACGGAGTGGTGATTTTGATGGGGATGGGGCTTGGCTATATTGCATTATCCCTTTTGAAAAAGTGTAAGCATCTTCAGCACATCATTATTTTTGAGTTGAATGTTGATTTTTTTGCGTTGGCAATGGAGCAGTTTGATTTTAGGGAACTCCTGGAAGATCCTCGCCTGCTTCTTTCGGTCGGGGAGGATTGTGACCCGGAAGCCGCCCTTACCCCAGCCAAGCGTGCATTGATTTTAGAGAATATTTTCGTATACAGGCATCAGCAAAGTTACCTTGTAAATCCGGCTTACCAAACCATCTCACCTGCTATTGATGAATTTATCAGCGCACATAATATGGAAGGTGGAACTAAAATGCGATATGGGAATCTGTTTATTGAAAACAGGTTGAGGCATTTGACTTCAATGCATCATAATCGGCGGTTGGAAGATTTGACGGATAAATTTAAGGGCTTGCCGTGTTTCATGGTGGCTGCTGGCCCCTCCCTTGATAAAAATGTCGCGCAGTTGAAAAAAGCTGTGGGAAGATCGGTCATCATTTCTGTGGACACAGCATTACCGGTATTGCTTGCGCATGGGATTGTACCTGATTTCCTCACCAGTATAGATTATAAAGAAAACACCTATGAAAAAATTTCTCATGTGGCCTCTTTGCCTGAAGTAAAGGAAATTAATTTAATATGCACCTCCTGGGCCACTCATGTTGTGACCAAGAATTTTCCTGCAAAAAATATTTATTGGGGCTTGGGAAAAACTGCCTTGGAAAACTGGATGAATTCCATGTGGGGCAGTAAAATATTTATTAATGCCGCCGGAACAGTGGCACATCTCAATTTCATTGCCGCCAACTTGATGGGGTGCGATCCTTTGATTTTCATTGGACAGGATCTTGCTTTTTCCGGGAGTAAGGATCATGCTTCTCAAGTTATATTAAGTAATTACCGTGACATGAAAGGGAATCTGGCAAGTGGGAAAAATATAATATGGGTGGATGGGATAAACGATAATAAGCTTCCTACCTCGAGTTCCCTTTATAACCATAAGCTGGCCTTTGAAAGCATGATTGCGGATTCGGAACGTAAAGTGATTAATGCAACAGAGGGGGGCGCGTTGATCAAAGGCTCTTCAAACATGACTTTATCCGACACCGTGGATTTATTTTGTTCCCGGAAAATTGCTTCTTTGGATTTGAAGCCTGTAAATGACCGTTTTGAATTTATTTCTCCAATGCAGAGTACATTTAAACGGGTTCAGCGACTATTGTCCCTCATACAAAAAGTAGAAACCCTTTTATCCTCGGCACAAAATCTGCTGTCCCTTTTGAAAAAGGAGAAAAAACGCCCTCAGTCGTTTGATATGCTACCTCAAAAAATGAAAGAAACAATGCTCGCCATTGATAAATTCAATCACAAGGCGGATCAGGATACCTTATGGCCCTTATTCGATGAAATGACTTTTGATGGCTTGAAGCAGGATGAAAGGGCAAAACAGGAACTTACAAAATTGGAGGGAGACCCCAGGTCTTATTTGGAATGGATGGAGAAAAGCCTGCACAGGTTGATAAAGGTGAATACCATAAGAAAAAGCAATCTGATTTGGTTTAAGAAAAAATTAAAAAAACTGCTCGATCATCATAAAAAAGAAAAACAACTGTGCCAGAAAATAAAAAAAAGTGAATTCAAAACAGAGGATCTTTCACGCCTGGCTGATATATACTATACGTCAGGAGACTTTGTCCTGCTTGAAAAAACAATAGACAAGTATGCAGAATGCAATACGCTGTCAGGTAAATTGGAGTTCTACAAAGGAATTATTTTTTTGAATCGATTAGCCTATGAGGGTGCAGAGCAATGTTTTCAAAAAGCGATAAAGAAGAATGCCGATTTAAAAGATACCATAACCCGGAAATTAAGAGAAATCGGGGATTATTATTATAGGGAAGCCGTAGCGGTGCAGGAGGGCGTGTTTGATGATCGAACGGCACGTCATATCCTGTTAAAGGGGCTGAAAGCTTGTTCCGATCATGAAAAAATCCCCAAGGTATTAAAAAATATGGCCATGGACGATATTTATACATTGCGTAAGGTAATTGCATCTTCTCCGGGAGAATTGTCCGCAAATGAAGATACTCTGAAAGATTGGTGCCGAGATATTTTCCATGAAAGGTTGATTGTCGAATGCATTACACAAAAGAATGCTGTCGAGTTGATTCTATTTTACGGGAAAATTCTGATTGACAGGGAGGAATACGGTGATGCAGTGGATTATTACCTCAAAGGCCTTGCCTTGTTTGACACTCCTGGGCTTCATATTGCCGCCACCGATGCATTGTTTGCAATGGATGAATTTGATAGGGGGCTGGATCATCTGAAAAAGGCTGTGGCATTAGATAAACAGTTTGCAAAATATTGGAAAAATATTGGAAATAACCTGAGTGCCAATGGTGATTATGGCGGTGCCATTGCTGCATATGAACAGTATTTTAATGCGGTTCCAGAAGAAATAGAGACTTTGAGGAAAATCAGTGAATGTTACTTGGCATCCGGTAATCCTGAAGCTTCAAAAAAGGTCGGTGCCATGTATCGGGAAAGAGCTGCCGGTAACTTAGGGGAAGCTGATGATAGCTTTGCTTAACGTTTTAAGATAACTTTTTCATCAGAAGTGTTGTCTTTTTGATAAATTTAGTCTTGTCCCAGACAGCCATGCCTGCTGTTATGATTCCCTGGCGGATAAAAGCTTCGACAATGGGCTTTTCATGGTCAATGCTTGCAATGGGAAAAGCCTGAATATTTAATTCATTCAACTCATAAAGGGTTCTTCCTCCTGCACAGAATACAAGGTCAGCATTCTGGAAATAAGGATAAATAGATTGAGGAGAGTCTATGAGATGAATGCCGGGTGTACGCTTTAGATGCAGAGCAACGGAGGCGTGTTTTTTTTTGAACCCCGGTCCCATGACAAGACTTATGTTTGTTGTCGGTGGGAGGGGAAGCGTGTTCAGTGCATCAGCCACAGAGTGACTCAGGCCACTGGGATCTGACCCGCCAAAGCTGATCAGAATTTTTTTTTCTCCGGGAAGAAGATTCTTAGGGACCTTCTTTTTTATATAATCGAAAATAAAATATTCAGGACCAAGCAAATATTTGGCAGAAGCCTTTTGGCATGTGTTTGCACAGGCCAGAATGCTGGAGTTTAAAAATACCTCTGCTCCGGGATTGGCGAACCTTGTATCGTCGATAAAAAGTATTTTTGAGCCCAGACGTTTTAGAGCCCGACAGATTGTTGAAAATGAAAAGGGGTAGGGGAGGTCAATAAATGTCCAGTCCGGCCTAAAGTCTGCGGTTTTCTGCAGCCAGATTTTTTCTTTTTCGTCTAAAGATGCATTTTGGGGGAGTTTCAAAACGGGAAGTTTACTCTGTAAAGCATGGGCTATACCTTCGGGGTAATCTGCCATTACCAGACAGACATCTGAATGGTAAGTCTTCTTTAGTGCTTTTGCAAGGACAAGGCACCGGGAAAGATGGCCGAAGGAAAGGCCTGCCACAGCTCCGGCATCTACGCGAATGATCACACGTTCCGGAAGACGTTTTCCACAGATTTTCCGAATAAGGGGGATGGGGTGCATTATGTTATGTCTCCGACTTCATTAAGACCAGGTTGCTCAGATAAGATTCCTGGTTTTTGAGATCAATTATCCACATTTTATTGCCCATTTTGTATTCTTTTTTGATGAAGAAAATTCTTTGAAGGATGGTGTAAATAATAAGATCTGTCAAATCTCTATGATTGATCTCAAGGCGGTGGCCGGCTTCGGCATGGTAGGCTTGGAGATAGGCCTTTGTTTCTTCTTTCCGCAGGTCATACATTCGAAATGCGCAAAAGGCCAGATCCGATTGGGGCAGGAAGTGGGTGCAGGAATCAAAATCC comes from uncultured Desulfobacter sp. and encodes:
- a CDS encoding 6-hydroxymethylpterin diphosphokinase MptE-like protein, giving the protein MHENSSAVYQLNMALLKKRFRDVWDKVQALPKEKTRWVKLIQANGKPNIQVTDSDGNVTLIHNRQNPGQEGHNFLSTVDSESNGVVILMGMGLGYIALSLLKKCKHLQHIIIFELNVDFFALAMEQFDFRELLEDPRLLLSVGEDCDPEAALTPAKRALILENIFVYRHQQSYLVNPAYQTISPAIDEFISAHNMEGGTKMRYGNLFIENRLRHLTSMHHNRRLEDLTDKFKGLPCFMVAAGPSLDKNVAQLKKAVGRSVIISVDTALPVLLAHGIVPDFLTSIDYKENTYEKISHVASLPEVKEINLICTSWATHVVTKNFPAKNIYWGLGKTALENWMNSMWGSKIFINAAGTVAHLNFIAANLMGCDPLIFIGQDLAFSGSKDHASQVILSNYRDMKGNLASGKNIIWVDGINDNKLPTSSSLYNHKLAFESMIADSERKVINATEGGALIKGSSNMTLSDTVDLFCSRKIASLDLKPVNDRFEFISPMQSTFKRVQRLLSLIQKVETLLSSAQNLLSLLKKEKKRPQSFDMLPQKMKETMLAIDKFNHKADQDTLWPLFDEMTFDGLKQDERAKQELTKLEGDPRSYLEWMEKSLHRLIKVNTIRKSNLIWFKKKLKKLLDHHKKEKQLCQKIKKSEFKTEDLSRLADIYYTSGDFVLLEKTIDKYAECNTLSGKLEFYKGIIFLNRLAYEGAEQCFQKAIKKNADLKDTITRKLREIGDYYYREAVAVQEGVFDDRTARHILLKGLKACSDHEKIPKVLKNMAMDDIYTLRKVIASSPGELSANEDTLKDWCRDIFHERLIVECITQKNAVELILFYGKILIDREEYGDAVDYYLKGLALFDTPGLHIAATDALFAMDEFDRGLDHLKKAVALDKQFAKYWKNIGNNLSANGDYGGAIAAYEQYFNAVPEEIETLRKISECYLASGNPEASKKVGAMYRERAAGNLGEADDSFA
- a CDS encoding phosphotransferase; the protein is MARDFGYEFLESKIKRVQQMTSSHSSQIVHGDLHQNNIIQVEDNVLFLDFDSCTHFLPQSDLAFCAFRMYDLRKEETKAYLQAYHAEAGHRLEINHRDLTDLIIYTILQRIFFIKKEYKMGNKMWIIDLKNQESYLSNLVLMKSET